In Silene latifolia isolate original U9 population chromosome X, ASM4854445v1, whole genome shotgun sequence, the following proteins share a genomic window:
- the LOC141616968 gene encoding peroxidase 27-like produces the protein MITLFVKLVINLILLLREINSKGMVGFYDSSCPQAEEITAKIVTDALSVAPTLSGPLLRLFFHDCFVRGCDASVLLNSPTQQAEKDAVPNKSLRGFDIIDKVKTALEKKCPGIVSCADIVALVARDVVVKTGGSTWNVETGRRDGNISLLSDAIPNLPSPFADIGTLKTSFKSKGLSVKDLAVLSGAHTLGTGHCAAFKNRLYNFTGKGNSDFDPTMDSNYVNALRKKCTINGTDNLVQMDPGSSIVFDEKYYLQVSKKRGLFQSDAALLDDSETKTYVNDHKSGNADSFFQDFAVSMVNMGRIEVLTGTAGQIRKVCSRVN, from the exons ATGATCACATTATTTGTTAaattagtcataaatctcatctTATTGTTAAGAGAGATCAACTCTAAGGGAATG GTTGGGTTTTACGACTCTTCATGCCCTCAAGCTGAAGAAATTACAGCAAAAATTGTCACTGACGCGCTTTCTGTTGCGCCTACACTTTCTGGTCCGTTGCTTAGGTTGTTCTTCCATGATTGTTTTGTCAGG gGTTGTGATGCTTCGGTCCTCTTGAATTCTCCTACCCAACAAGCAGAGAAAGATGCAGTTCCTAATAAATCTCTAAGAGGATTTGATATAATAGACAAAGTAAAGACCGCATTGGAGAAAAAATGTCCTGGAATTGTTTCATGTGCTGATATAGTTGCTTTGGTAGCGAGGGACGTCGTCGTTAAG actGGAGGATCAACATGGAATGTGGAAACCGGAAGACGAGATGGTAACATTTCATTATTGAGTGATGCCATACCCAATTTGCCATCACCTTTTGCCGACATTGGTACTTTGAAGACAAGCTTCAAATCTAAAGGACTTAGTGTCAAGGATCTTGCAGTCTTATCAG GTGCTCACACATTAGGAACAGGTCACTGTGCAGCCTTCAAAAACCGATTATACAACTTCACTGGCAAAGGAAACAGCGACTTCGACCCGACCATGGATTCAAACTACGTAAATGCACTAAGGAAAAAGTGTACGATAAATGGTACAGACAATTTGGTGCAAATGGATCCAGGAAGCTCTATAGTTTTCGACGAAAAATATTACTTGCAAGTGAGCAAAAAAAGGGGTTTGTTCCAGTCTGATGCTGCTTTACTTGACGATTCAGAAACTAAAACGTATGTTAATGATCACAAGAGTGGTAATGCTGATAGTTTTTTCCAAGATTTTGCTGTTTCCATGGTTAATATGGGTAGAATTGAGGTTCTTACTGGTACAGCTGGTCAAATCAGGAAAGTTTGTTCAAGGGTTAATTAA